The Sphingopyxis sp. TUF1 genome segment ACCTCTTCGACCCGCTCGTCGGTGAAGGGGAGTATGACGCCTTGCTGGCGCGCGCGCCGCTCGATCTGCGCGCCAACCGGATCAAGGCTGCAGTCGATAATCTTGCCACGCTGTTTCCCGAAGCCGCGCCCATCCCCGGGACGTCCGACGGATGGCGCCTGCCGCCCGAAACCGCGGCGGTTCAGCACCCGGCCTATACCGAAGGCGCGTTCGAGGTGCAGGACGCCGCAAGCCAATATGCGTCGGCGGCGCTGGACGCCGCGCGCGGCCAGGCGATCGTCGATCTTTGCGCGGGCGGCGGCGGCAAGACGCTCGCCATCGCCTCGCTGACCGCGAACGATGCGGACATCCTGGCGTGCGACACAAACCGCGCGCGGCTTCAGCAACTCCCGCCGCGCGCCGAACGCGCGGGCGCGACGCGGATCGAAACGCGGTTGCTCAATCCGGGTCAGGAAGTCGCGATGCTTGCCGACTGGCAGGGGAGGGCGGATCGCGTCTTCGTCGACGCGCCGTGTTCGGGCAGCGGCACCTGGCGCCGCAGCCCCGAACTTCGCTGGCGGCTCACTCCCGCTCGGCTCGAAAGCCATCTTGCCGACCAGGCGAAGCTGATCGACATCGGCGCCGATCTTGTGGCGCCCGGCGGCAAACTCCTTTATGCCGTCTGTTCGATTATCGCGCGCGAGGGGCGGGCACAGGTGGATGAATTTCTGAACCGGAACGCCGGATGGACGGCGGACGTCGGCTATCTTCCCGCGGGTATCGGACGCGCCGCGGGTGCGGGTTTTCTGCTGACCCCGGCGCACGACGGCTGCGACGGATTTTTTCTCGCACGGCTGACATCGCCATGTTAGCATCCCCCTCAATCAAGCGATGGGAGAATGCGATGCGCA includes the following:
- a CDS encoding RsmB/NOP family class I SAM-dependent RNA methyltransferase — encoded protein: MTPAARIQTAIEILDAIAAAAREGGAPADAIIADAMRARRYAGSKDRRAIRALAYDAIRAVRSAPESGRAAMLALADAQPDLAALFDGSAYGPAPIAADEPRAQTGVAAGALMDLFDPLVGEGEYDALLARAPLDLRANRIKAAVDNLATLFPEAAPIPGTSDGWRLPPETAAVQHPAYTEGAFEVQDAASQYASAALDAARGQAIVDLCAGGGGKTLAIASLTANDADILACDTNRARLQQLPPRAERAGATRIETRLLNPGQEVAMLADWQGRADRVFVDAPCSGSGTWRRSPELRWRLTPARLESHLADQAKLIDIGADLVAPGGKLLYAVCSIIAREGRAQVDEFLNRNAGWTADVGYLPAGIGRAAGAGFLLTPAHDGCDGFFLARLTSPC